Proteins co-encoded in one Oncorhynchus clarkii lewisi isolate Uvic-CL-2024 unplaced genomic scaffold, UVic_Ocla_1.0 unplaced_contig_12657_pilon_pilon, whole genome shotgun sequence genomic window:
- the LOC139396922 gene encoding titin-like isoform X2, producing MQCEPFAPGIPFVSTVTRATMEIEAPTASMDPKFKDGIVVRAGETFVIRADILGTPLPRVKWLKDGKEIDKTAPRTEVVKTFERTVLTVLDCVRVDGGQFVLSLSNVAGKKDIPVNVKVLDRPGPPDGPLKITGVTAEKATLHWSHPLQDGGASVTHYIIEKRVTNRVSWTVVQPETQAVSYKVTKLVPGTEYIFRVKAVNRFGTGEPLESDPVTACCPFKPPSSPSTPEASAITSDSMVLTWNRPENDGGSEIDGYIVEKRHKDGVRWTKCNKRRLNDIRFRCTGLAEGHSYEFRVSAENSAGVGVPSEPTGYIKACDPLYPPGPPYNPGVTDQSTTTVSISWTKPIYDGGAAIKGYVVEMKEVTQEEWTTCTPPTGVEETHFTVKTLKENGEYNFRVCAINTEGVGEPADVPGTVVTSERLEAPEIELDSDLRKMVSVRACATLRLFVPFKGKPQPVVKWSKMEGPLTERAHIEVTSTYTVLVIHTVNRLDTGKYALTLENVSGMKSAFINVTVLDSPSAPEHFEVKDITRDSVSLSWEPPLIDGGAKITHYIVEKREAQRRAFTSVSENCGRNRMKIDNLIEGGLYYFCVRAVNELGVGLPAETPEPIKVSQAPLPPGKVTVVDVTHDSVSLSWQKPDDDGGSRIKCYVVEMQAKSDDKWTVCTEIRGLRSTIDGLLTGEQYSFRISAVNETGKSEPKLLAEAVVVNDDTVEPIIDLMCNTFSVKAGDDLKIDVPFRGRPEPEVSWNKDGVELKETTRVSFLTSNNSSLITIRNTTREESGNYEITLTNTVGRKSAIIAVVILDKPCPPGAIKVDEVNADYISLSWDPPLYDGGCPISNYVVEKRDTTTTTWKTVSSTVARTSIKVPRLTQGTEYQFRIAAENRYGMSHAVESASVVAQYPFETPGPPTTLHVAQATKSFMLVTWNEPASDGGSPIIGYHLEMKDYSSIRWTKTNRGRLIAETEFKVNGVEENLQYEFRVAAENIAGVGPYSKATEPIAARDPCDPPANLTVTDITRSSISLTWSKPENDGGAKVTGYIVDHRELPDGCWLKCNFTNLQDTCYDIEGLTEDIQYDFRVIAKNSAGVLSEPSQCTGAVTVKDNVVLPRIVLDNKYKKLVVVKAGDVLRIDADISGCPRPVISWSKDGERIEIKARIEITSTHTTTTLLVRDTIRRDSGQYTVTVQNIAGTRSLSVNCKVLDRPGSSSGPLHVTGLTAEKCTLTWGPPQENGGAEILRYIVEKCETSRVTWTSVYEDTKATTCKVTGLRKGREYIFRVKAVNEYGEGEALESEPTKATDPFTVPAAPTDVEVTSITSETMTICWRRPESDGGSSISGYVIEKREKSGMRWVQVNTKPVNDLRVKASNLCEGCEYEYRVYAENVAGSSPPSIPCKLTKAEDPQFLPSPPAKPKVIDSTKTSVTLSWNKPLFDGGAAVTGYCVEYKRTDEEDWFVSVSNTENTESTVVGLTPGAEYIFVVKSINKIGVSEPSPPTDPQAAEDREEEPQFNISNEMRKTLLVKDGSSFTLTVPFSGKPVPNVMWDKADVDLRVRASIHTTDTVTSITVEQATRDDSGKYTVTLQNVAGKVTCTLNVRVLDSPGPPCRVAVKDVTKSSATVAWDTPENEGGAAVTNYLVDIREVNNKRWTRVTDSCPRLTYRVSDLQEGGVYYFRVTGENQYGIGLPAETKYGAMITDKSDPKPLAKPVKDDTIEPIIDLMSNSYSVKAGDDLKIDVPFKGIPEPEVSWKKDGAELKETTRVSFLTSNNSSLITIRNTTREESGNYEITLTNTVGRKSAIIAVVILDKPGPPGAIKVDEVNADYISLSWDPPLYDGGCPISNYVVEKRDTTTTTWKTVSSTVARTSIKVPRLTQGTEYQFRIAAENRFGMSHAVESASVVAQYPFETPGPPTTLHVAQATKSFMLVTWNEPASDGGSPIIGYHLEMKDYSSIRWTKTNRGRLISETEFKVNGVEESLQYEFRVAAENIAGVGPYSKATEPIAARDPCDPPANLTVTDITRSSISLTWSKPENDGGAKVTGYIVDRRELPDGCWLKCNFTNLQDTCYDIEGLTEDIQYDFRVIAKNSAGVLSEPSQCTGAVTVKDNVVLPRVVLDNKYKKLVVVKAGDVLRIDADISGRPRPVISWSKDGERIEIKARIEITSTHTTTTLLVRDTIRRDSGQYTVTVQNIAGTRSLSVNCKVLDRPGPSSGPLHVTGLTAEKCTLTWGPPQENGGAEILRYIVEKCETSRVTWTSVYEDTKATTCKVTGLRKGREYIFRVKAVNEYGEGEALESEPTKATDPFTVPAAPTDVDVTSITSETMTICWRRPESDGGSSISGYVIEKREKSGMRWVQVNTKPVNDLRVKASNLCEGCEYEYRVYAENVAGSSPPSIPCKLTKAEDPQFLPSPPAKPKVIDSTKTSVTLSWNKPLFDGGAAITGYCVEYKRTDEEDWFVSVSNTENTESTVVGLTPGAEYIFVVKSINKIGVSEPSPPTDPQAAEDREEEPQFNISNEMRKTLLVKDGSSFTLTVPFSGKPVPNVMWDKADVDLRVRASIHTTDTVTSITVEQATRDDSGKYTVTLQNVAGKVTCTLNVRVLDSPGPPCRVAVKDVTKSSATVAWDTPENEGGAAVTNYLVDIREVNNKGWTRVTDSCPRLTYRLSDLQEGGVYYFRVTGENQYGIGLPAETKYGAMITGMPELIIQIKTQPTTNHRSHRGHQGKRVLVMD from the exons tgaACCTTTTGCACCTGGTATTCCGTTTGTGTCAACAGTGACCAGAGCCACCATGGAAATCGAGGCACCAACAGCATCGATGGATCCCAAGTTTAAGGATGGCATCGTCGTCCGTGCTGGTGAAACGTTTGTTATCCGAGCGGATATCCTGGGGACGCCACTCCCCAGAGTCAAGTGGTTGAAAGACGGAAAAGAAATTGATAAAACCGCCCCGAGAACGGAGGTCGTAAAAACGTTTGAACGTACCGTTCTAACAGTTCTAGATTGCGTCAGAGTGGACGGCGGACAGTTCGTCCTGAGTCTCAGCAATGTGGCCGGAAAGAAAGATATACCTGTCAATGTTAAGGTTCTTGATAGACCTGGTCCACCTGATGGGCCATTGAAGATAACTGGTGTGACTGCAGAGAAAGCCACGCTTCACTGGAGTCATCCGTTACAAGATGGCGGTGCCAGTGTCACCCATTATATCATTGAAAAGAGGGTAACCAACCGCGTGTCATGGACTGTAGTCCAACCGGAAACCCAAGCAGTCAGCTACAAAGTGACTAAACTTGTACCCGGCACTGAGTACATCTTCAGAGTGAAAGCGGTGAATAGGTTTGGCACTGGTGAACCTCTTGAATCAGACCCGGTTACTGCATGTTGTCCTTTCAAGCCTCCCAGCTCTCCTTCCACGCCTGAAGCAAGTGCTATAACAAGCGACTCAATGGTCCTTACATGGAATCGTCCAGAAAACGATGGCGGCTCAGAAATAGATGGTTATATCGTTGAAAAACGCCATAAAGACGGTGTTAGATGGACAAAGTGTAACAAGAGAAGACTTAACGATATTCGGTTCAGGTGCACCGGACTCGCCGAGGGGCATTCCTACGAGTTCAGAGTATCTGCTGAGAATTCTGCTGGTGTTGGAGTGCCAAGTGAACCAACAGGATATATCAAAGCTTGTGACCCCTTATATCCACCAGGTCCTCCTTACAACCCTGGGGTGACAGACCAGTCAACCACAACCGTGTCCATCTCATGGACAAAACCCATCTATGATGGAGGAGCAGCCATCAAAGGATATGTTGTTGAGATGAAGGAAGTAACGCAGGAAGAGTGGACGACCTGTACACCGCCAACTGGTGTTGAAGAAACACACTTCACTGTGAAAACACTGAAGGAAAACGGAGAATACAACTTCCGCGTCTGTGCGATTAACACGGAAGGAGTTGGGGAACCAGCGGATGTACCAGGGACTGTAGTTACATCTGAAAGACTTGAGGCACCTGAGATTGAACTAGATTCAGACCTTAGGAAAATGGTGTCAGTTCGGGCGTGTGCAACACTGCGTCTGTTTGTCCCATTCAAAGGAAAACCTCAACCTGTAGTCAAGTGGTCCAAGATGGAAGGTCCTCTTACTGAGCGTGCACACATTGAGGTCACAAGCACCTACACAGTCCTTGTCATCCACACCGTCAACAGACTTGACACTGGCAAGTATGCGTTGACTCTTGAGAACGTCAGCGGTATGAAGTCTGCTTTCATTAATGTCACAGTGTTGGATTCACCAAGTGCCCCTGAGCACTTTGAAGTCAAGGACATTACTAGAGATTCTGTATCACTGTCCTGGGAGCCTCCACTGATTGACGGCGGAGCTAAGATCACACATTACATTGTGGAGAAGAGAGAAGCTCAAAGACGTGCCTTTACCAGTGTTTCAGAGAACTGTGGAAGAAATAGAATGAAGATTGACAACCTTATAGAAGGGGGACTTTATTACTTCTGTGTACGAGCTGTTAATGAGCTCGGTGTGGGTTTGCCAGCGGAAACACCAGAACCAATCAAGGTATCCCAAGCTCCTTTGCCTCCTGGTAAAGTCACTGTTGTAGATGTTACTCACGACAGTGTGAGTCTGTCATGGCAAAAGCCTGACGACGACGGTGGTAGCAGAATCAAATGCTACGTAGTGGAAATGCAAGCCAAGAGCGATGACAAATGGACTGTGTGTACTGAGATACGGGGATTGAGATCGACTATTGATGGACTCTTAACAGGTGAGCAATATTCATTTAGGATTAGTGCAGTCAATGAAACAGGCAAGAGTGAACCTAAGCTACTGGCAGAGGCTGTCGTAGTAAACGACGACACAGTGGAACCCATCATAGATCTGATGTGTAACACATTCAGTGTCAAGGCAGGAGACGACCTGAAGATCGATGTTCCATTTAGAGGCAGACCTGAACCTGAGGTTTCATGGAACAAAGATGGTGTTGAATTGAAGGAGACAACCAGGGTTAGCTTTCTAACATCTAATAACTCATCACTAATCACTATCAGAAACACAACCAGGGAGGAATCAGGGAACTATGAGATCACCTTAACCAACACAGTTGGTAGAAAATCAGCGATAATAGCTGTGGTCATCTTGGATAAACCTTGCCCACCTGGTGCAATCAAGGTAGATGAAGTCAACGCTGACTATATTTCACTGTCTTGGGATCCCCCACTCTACGATGGTGGATGTCCAATCAGCAACTACGTAGTAGAGAAGAgagatactaccactacaacatggAAGACTGTTTCATCCACAGTTGCCAGAACGTCTATTAAGGTTCCTCGTTTGACACAAGGCACTGAATATCAGTTCCGAATTGCAGCTGAAAACCGTTACGGAATGAGCCATGCTGTAGAGTCCGCTTCAGTTGTTGCACAGTACCCCTTCGAGACACCTGGCCCTCCCACTACCCTCCATGTTGCCCAGGCTACAAAGTCCTTCATGTTGGTTACATGGAATGAACCAGCCAGTGACGGTGGAAGTCCAATCATCGGTTATCACCTGGAAATGAAGGACTATAGCAGTATTCGCTGGACAAAAACTAACAGAGGACGTCTCATTGCTGAAACAGAATTTAAAGTGAATGGGGTTGAAGAAAACTTGCAGTATGAATTCCGTGTTGCTGCTGAGAATATTGCTGGCGTTGGACCGTACAGCAAAGCCACTGAGCCTATAGCTGCAAGAGATCCATGTGATCCTCCTGCTAACCTTACAGTCACAGACATCACAAGATCTTCAATTTCTCTGACTTGGTCCAAGCCAGAGAATGACGGTGGAGCCAAGGTGACTGGCTACATTGTTGATCACAGGGAGCTTCCAGATGGTTGTTGGCTGAAGTGCAATTTCACCAATCTCCAGGATACTTGCTATGACATTGAAGGCCTTACGGAGGACATTCAATATGACTTCCGTGTTATTGCAAAGAACTCTGCTGGAGTACTCAGTGAGCCGTCGCAATGCACAGGTGCCGTCACAGTCAAGGATAACGTTGTTCTACCTCGCATTGTCTTGGATAACAAGTATAAGAAATTAGTCGTTGTCAAAGCCGGAGATGTTCTGAGAATTGATGCAGATATTTCTGGGTGCCCACGTCCAGTCATTTCCTGGTCAAAAGATGGTGAAAGGATTGAGATCAAGGCAAGAATAGAGATCActtcaacacacactaccaccacattACTAGTCAGAGACACTATCCGAAGAGACTCGGGTCAGTACACTGTAACAGTGCAGAACATTGCTGGTACAAGGTCCCTGTCTGTAAACTGTAAGGTTCTTGACCGCCCTGGATCATCCTCTGGGCCATTGCATGTGACTGGTCTGACCGCAGAGAAATGCACTTTGACCTGGGGACCACCTCAAGAAAACGGTGGTGCGGAAATTCTGCGCTATATAGTTGAGAAATGTGAAACCAGTCGTGTCACCTGGACTTCAGTATATGAAGACACGAAGGCTACAACATGCAAGGTCACCGGACTGCGTAAAGGAAGGGAATACATCTTCAGAGTAAAGGCAGTGAATGAATATGGAGAAGGAGAAGCCTTGGAGAGTGAGCCAACCAAGGCCACAGATCCATTCACTGTCCCTGCTGCACCGACAGATGTTGAAGTCACCAGCATAACAAGTGAGACAATGACAATCTGCTGGAGAAGACCTGAGTCCGATGGAGGAAGCAGCATTTCTGGCTACGTTATTGAGAAACGAGAGAAATCAGGAATGCGCTGGGTACAGGTGAACACAAAGCCTGTGAATGACCTTAGGGTCAAGGCATCCAATCTCTGTGAGGGATGTGAGTATGAGTACAGAGTCTATGCAGAAAATGTTGCAGGCTCGAGTCCCCCAAGTATTCCTTGCAAACTGACAAAAGCGGAGGATCCACAATTCCTGCCGTCCCCACCAGCTAAACCCAAAGTCATTGACTCAACCAAGACTTCTGTAACTCTTTCATGGAATAAGCCGTTGTTTGATGGGGGAGCTGCCGTAACAGGATACTGTGTTGAATATAAGAGAACGGATGAGGAGGACTGGTTCGTCAGTGTTTCAAACACAGAGAACACTGAATCCACTGTCGTTGGTTTGACACCTGGTGCAGAATATATATTTGTCGTCAAATCCATCAACAAGATTGGTGTCAGTGAGCCAAGCCCTCCTACTGATCCACAAGCAGCTGAGGACCGAGAAGAGGAACCACAGTTTAATATCAGCAATGAGATGAGAAAGACTCTTCTTGTAAAGGACGGCAGTTCATTCACCTTAACTGTGCCGTTCAGCGGCAAACCTGTTCCTAACGTTATGTGGGACAAGGCAGATGTTGACCTGAGAGTGAGGGCCAGTATTCATACCACTGATACCGTCACGTCTATCACGGTGGAACAAGCAACAAGAGACGACTCTGGAAAATACACAGTGACTTTACAAAACGTTGCTGGAAAAGTCACATGTACGTTGAATGTCAGGGTACTTGACTCTCCTGGTCCACCGTGCCGTGTTGCTGTCAAGGATGTTACCAAGAGCTCTGCAACAGTTGCCTGGGATACCCCAGAAAACGAAGGTGGTGCTGCTGTCACCAACTACCTTGTTGATATTCGTGAGGTGAACAACAAGAGATGGACCAGAGTCACAGATTCATGTCCTCGTCTGACCTACAGAGTGTCAGATCTACAAGAAGGAGGTGTGTACTACTTCAGAGTCACTGGTGAAAACCAGTATGGAATCGGCTTGCCAGCTGAGACCAAATACGGAGCAATGATTACAGACAAGAGTGACCCGAAGCCACTGGCCAAGCCAGTAAAGGACGACACAATAGAACCCATCATAGATCTAATGAGCAACTCATACAGTGTCAAGGCAGGAGACGACCTGAAGATTGATGTTCCGTTCAAGGGTATACCTGAACCTGAGGTTTCATGGAAGAAAGATGGTGCTGAGTTGAAGGAGACAACCAGGGTTAGCTTTCTAACATCTAATAACTCATCACTAATCACTATTAGAAACACAACCAGGGAGGAATCAGGGAACTATGAGATCACCTTAACCAACACAGTTGGTAGAAAATCAGCCATAATAGCTGTTGTCATCTTGGATAAACCTGGCCCACCTGGTGCAATTAAAGTAGATGAAGTCAACGCTGACTATATTTCACTGTCTTGGGATCCCCCACTCTACGATGGAGGATGTCCAATCAGCAACTACGTAGTAGAGAAGAgagatactaccactacaacatggAAGACTGTTTCATCCACAGTTGCCAGAACGTCTATTAAGGTTCCTCGTTTGACACAAGGCACTGAATATCAGTTCCGAATTGCAGCGGAAAACCGTTTCGGCATGAGCCATGCTGTGGAGTCCGCTTCCGTTGTTGCACAGTACCCCTTCGAGACACCTGGCCCTCCCACTACCCTCCATGTTGCCCAGGCTACAAAGTCCTTCATGTTGGTTACATGGAATGAACCAGCCAGTGACGGTGGAAGTCCAATCATCGGTTATCACCTGGAAATGAAGGACTATAGCAGTATTCGCTGGACAAAGACTAACAGAGGACGTCTCATTTCTGAAACAGAATTTAAAGTGAATGGGGTTGAAGAAAGCTTGCAGTATGAATTCCGTGTTGCTGCTGAGAATATTGCTGGCGTTGGACCGTACAGCAAAGCCACTGAGCCTATAGCTGCAAGAGATCCATGTGATCCTCCTGCTAACCTTACAGTCACAGACATCACAAGATCTTCAATTTCTCTGACTTGGTCCAAGCCAGAGAATGACGGTGGAGCCAAGGTGACTGGCTACATTGTTGATCGCAGGGAGCTTCCAGATGGTTGTTGGCTGAAGTGCAATTTCACCAATCTCCAGGATACTTGCTATGACATTGAAGGCCTTACGGAGGACATTCAATATGACTTCCGTGTTATTGCAAAGAACTCTGCTGGAGTACTCAGTGAGCCATCGCAATGCACAGGTGCCGTCACAGTCAAGGATAACGTTGTTCTACCTCGCGTTGTCTTGGATAACAAGTATAAGAAATTAGTCGTTGTCAAAGCCGGAGATGTTCTGAGAATCGATGCAGATATTTCTGGGCGCCCACGTCCAGTCATTTCCTGGTCAAAAGATGGTGAAAGGATTGAGATCAAGGCAAGAATAGAGATCActtcaacacacactaccaccacattACTAGTCAGAGACACTATCCGAAGAGACTCGGGTCAGTACACTGTAACAGTGCAGAACATTGCTGGTACAAGGTCCCTGTCTGTAAACTGTAAGGTTCTTGATCGCCCTGGACCGTCCTCTGGGCCATTGCATGTGACTGGTCTGACCGCAGAGAAATGCACTTTGACCTGGGGACCACCTCAAGAAAACGGTGGTGCGGAAATTCTGCGCTATATAGTTGAGAAATGTGAAACCAGTCGTGTCACCTGGACTTCAGTATATGAAGACACGAAGGCTACAACATGCAAGGTCACCGGACTGCGTAAAGGAAGGGAATACATCTTCAGAGTAAAGGCAGTGAATGAATATGGAGAAGGTGAAGCCTTGGAGAGTGAGCCAACCAAGGCCACAGATCCATTCACTGTCCCTGCTGCACCGACAGATGTTGATGTCACCAGCATAACAAGTGAGACAATGACAATCTGCTGGAGACGACCGGAGTCCGATGGAGGAAGCAGCATTTCTGGCTACGTTATTGAGAAACGAGAGAAATCAGGAATGCGCTGGGTACAGGTGAACACAAAGCCTGTGAATGACCTTAGGGTCAAGGCATCCAATCTCTGTGAGGGATGTGAGTATGAGTACAGAGTCTATGCAGAAAATGTTGCAGGCTCGAGTCCCCCAAGTATTCCTTGCAAACTGACAAAAGCGGAGGATCCACAATTCCTGCCGTCCCCACCAGCTAAACCCAAAGTCATTGACTCAACCAAGACTTCTGTAACTCTTTCATGGAATAAGCCGTTGTTTGATGGGGGAGCTGCTATAACAGGATACTGTGTTGAATATAAGAGAACGGATGAGGAGGACTGGTTCGTCAGTGTTTCAAACACAGAGAACACTGAATCCACTGTCGTTGGTTTGACACCTGGTGCAGAATATATATTTGTCGTCAAATCCATCAACAAGATTGGTGTCAGTGAGCCAAGCCCTCCTACTGATCCACAAGCAGctgaggacagagaagaggaacCACAGTTTAATATCAGCAATGAGATGCGAAAGACTCTTCTCGTAAAGGACGGCAGTTCATTCACCTTAACTGTGCCGTTCAGCGGCAAACCTGTTCCTAACGTTATGTGGGACAAGGCAGATGTTGACCTGAGAGTGAGGGCCAGTATTCATACCACTGATACCGTCACGTCTATCACGGTGGAACAAGCAACAAGAGACGACTCTGGAAAATATACAGTGACTTTACAAAACGTTGCTGGAAAAGTCACATGTACGTTAAATGTCAGGGTTCTTGACTCTCCTGGTCCACCGTGCCGTGTTGCTGTCAAGGATGTTACCAAGAGCTCTGCAACAGTTGCCTGGGATACCCCAGAGAACGAAGGTGGTGCTGCTGTCACCAACTACCTTGTTGATATTCGTGAGGTGAACAACAAGGGATGGACCAGAGTCACAGATTCATGTCCTCGTCTGACCTACAGATTGTCAGATCTACAAGAGGGAGGTGTGTACTACTTCAGAGTCACTGGTGAAAACCAGTATGGAATCGGCTTGCCAGCTGAGACCAAATACGGAGCAATGATTACAGGTATGCCAGAACTGATAATCCAAAT AAAAACCCAGCCCACCACAAACCATCGAAGTCACCGAGGTCACCAAGGAAAGCGTGTCCTTGTCATGGATTAA